One window of the Hyperolius riggenbachi isolate aHypRig1 chromosome 5, aHypRig1.pri, whole genome shotgun sequence genome contains the following:
- the JCAD gene encoding junctional cadherin 5-associated protein, translating into MFSVEDLLVSHGYKVSNKSTLASYPHRADCQQQHSAADGSSGIPNGYQPDPEPTQSKGLLSDHEKNCVNKRRQICAAGYPRSQLPPDSCHPSEAAGALDRFHAERPCWARTDKDLQYWRRRGQDFSVLFSQEENGAAVGRTPLPIAFDLKRRCNIIDKNAKECHNSVIENVVKTRKKVAVGVRTVEQQTSDGSCEKIEELVSSNSECSSVLGNSKKTTQVISKGSSPEGSCHMAITSSSGESSCVEENKTQDKDSYIVHQDVSKTSFSKPKYCRPSKPPSYEVHQQTWGAVDINDSKDNQQKDELNSSPKLLDPPKESCAHDSGMEPPNYIPPPSYKSPPILHAANRPFKKVPRSSDCVRQNVPTEKTSTSDKNPACFLGHNGPFTKSAIHRHPENCKHAVQYISFNDPRIKHLAVVKEAEKHNLSKKHSSTNDPSRVEHTNQESNLRKREQDSAFIHPKNVGHHHIKREGIKHKQWLHISIQDQLCCPLPENRDGATACSLPEDSEPNHKLSLKKTHSDSACETVTKVKKFEPESFVFSKKSSKRKLNETIFCLVSIPVKPDSSPSDICKNNSRLTDNTDRMNMLKHSNAGVPEQRLLSTSSSDLELQTLTGNLNNNTELLKQAQFKTEENKQANDLRSGELQHRELTYSGSWPGDQYKDQQTQTVVTDIEIPPVYNGTKESELSPRVPEMNRSNIFGIKGQVGFAPSSNSAFSRTSLLLTQIPKLEPVREFSIPHVDGKEKCTKSDKNEIEVEQPCNKKELFGQFLLKPVSRRPWDAIRELESLNKEFQEPESSSENGEKNVVKEPSKVIQMDVTTTRTALRREMLSNTRHIIEVEEVPMFEVLQSKSENWCTEKLTCDACEGSPEICTSSQVKEANNKPGNLSDGWLPGETRPHVKKSGDALSTNVPVNTKSDQESPEPSQEDKMDPTSKDSSFRHFKEDKTCFDHTFFDVVKVSSAKFGQIGDNMLRKLSLADRNHGRSVPDLSKHFVSPTQNGDFFEEHNFLDVPENEPLHERAARILGIEVAEDSLVSTGSSEAQSPENVLCFSGGQPEKNVSRKVAEISFSTNETPRVFKSVLHLPVDNERSVEKLKNLDQCQEPSFVCQSVSELNETNITRSAEKRLRNTSKMIETLQGKLASTPVRTAIDRLARMKEVDSVSRMRRLSIKSTDSGDELDEEKHMHVMHDGRTRKFSMGSIYKRVISLDESILITPKGKDKLELSSADAYDPARVERV; encoded by the coding sequence GGCCTTGGACAGGTTTCACGCTGAGCGGCCATGTTGGGCAAGGACGGATAAAGACCTTCAGTACTGGAGGAGGAGAGGCCAAGATTTCAGTGTATTGTTTAGCCAAGAGGAAAATGGAGCTGCAGTGGGAAGGACACCTTTGCCAATAGCTTTTGATTTGAAGAGGAGATGTAACATCATTGATAAAAATGCTAAGGAATGTCACAACAGTGTCATCGAAAACGTAGTGAAAACAAGAAAGAAGGTTGCAGTGGGGGTAAGGACAGTAGAGCAGCAGACCTCAGATGGCAGCTGTGAAAAGATAGAAGAATTAGTTTCATCTAATTCGGAATGTAGTTCAGTTTTGGGTAACAGTAAGAAGACAACACAAGTGATTTCCAAAGGCAGTTCTCCAGAAGGTTCATGCCACATGGCTATAACTTCAAGTTCAGGTGAAAGCTCTTGCGTTGAAGAAAATAAAACACAGGATAAGGACAGTTATATTGTACACCAAGACGTTAGCAAAACTTCCTTTTCAAAACCTAAATATTGTCGACCCTCCAAACCACCATCATACGAAGTTCACCAGCAAACATGGGGAGCTGTGGATATCAACGACAGCAAAGATAATCAACAAAAAGATGAACTTAACTCGTCTCCTAAACTTCTAGATCCCCCCAAGGAATCTTGTGCTCATGACTCAGGCATGGAACCCCCTAATTACATACCTCCTCCATCATACAAGTCCCCACCTATTCtgcatgcagccaacagaccttttAAAAAAGTGCCTCGATCAAGTGACTGCGTCCGACAAAATGTTCCAACTGAGAAAACTAGCACAAGTGACAAAAATCCCGCCTGTTTTCTTGGACATAATGGTCCTTTCACTAAATCAGCCATTCACAGGCACCCAGAAAACTGTAAACACGCTGTACAATATATTTCCTTTAATGATCCCCGTATAAAACATTTAGCTGTTGTCAAGGAGGCCGAAAAACACAACCTCAGTAAAAAACACTCTTCCACAAATGATCCTTCTAGGGTTGAACATACCAATCAGGAAAGTAACCTTCGCAAAAGAGAGCAAGACAGTGCCTTTATACATCCAAAAAATGTGGGACATCACCACATAAAAAGAGAAGGTATTAAACACAAGCAATGGTTGCACATCTCCATCCAGGATCAACTGTGTTGTCCGCTACCTGAAAACAGAGATGGAGCTACAGCTTGTAGCTTGCCAGAGGACAGTGAGCCCAATCATAAACTGTCTTTGAAAAAGACCCACTCTGACAGTGCTTGCGAAACAGTGACAAAAGTCAAAAAGTTTGAACCCGAATCTTTTGTTTTCAGCAAAAAGAGTTCAAAGAGGAAACTCAATGAAACAATATTTTGCTTGGTCTCGATTCCAGTCAAACCTGACTCTAGTCCATCTGATATATGCAAGAACAACAGCCGTTTAACAGACAATACAGACAGGATGAACATGTTAAAACACAGCAATGCGGGTGTCCCCGAGCAAAGGCTTTTAAGCACATCTTCCAGTGACTTGGAGCTACAAACACTTACAGGAAACCTGAACAATAATACAGAGTTACTAAAACAAGCCCAGTTCAAAACAGAGGAAAATAAACAAGCAAATGACCTCAGATCTGGTGAACTTCAACATAGGGAGTTGACATATTCTGGCTCTTGGCCAGGTGACCAGTACAAAGATCAGCAAACTCAAACAGTTGTAACGGACATAGAGATCCCGCCAGTCTACAATGGAACAAAAGAAAGTGAACTCTCTCCCAGAGTACCTGAAATGAATAGGTCAAATATATTTGGTATTAAAGGCCAGGTAGGGTTTGCACCTTCTAGTAACAGTGCATTTTCAAGGACATCATTGTTATTGACCCAGATACCCAAATTAGAGCCAGTTCGTGAATTCTCCATTCCCCATGTAGATGGAAAGGAAAAATGTACTAAGAGTGATAAAAATGAGATTGAGGTAGAACAACCATGCAATAAAAAGGAGTTGTTTGGTCAGTTTCTTTTAAAACCTGTTAGTCGGCGCCCTTGGGATGCTATAAGAGAACTGGAAAGTTTGAACAAAGAATTTCAGGAACCAGAAAGTAGCAGTGAAAATGGTGAAAAGAATGTGGTTAAAGAACCTAGTAAAGTGATTCAGATGGATGTGACTACCACAAGAACAGCATTAAGGAGAGAAATGTTGAGCAATACTAGGCATATTATAGAGGTGGAAGAGGTGCCTATGTTTGAGGTCCTCCAAAGTAAGTCTGAAAATTGGTGTACGGAAAAGTTAACCTGTGATGCTTGCGAGGGTAGTCCAGAAATATGCACATCTTCCCAAGTAAAAGAAGCAAACAATAAACCAGGAAATCTATCAGATGGATGGTTACCAGGAGAAACTAGACCGCATGTCAAGAAATCTGGAGATGCACTTTCTACAAATGTGCCGGTAAACACCAAATCAGATCAAGAATCTCCGGAGCCAAGTCAAGAAGATAAAATGGATCCTACTAGTAAAGATTCTTCATTCCGCCATTTCAAAGAAGACAAAACCTGTTTTGACCACACATTTTTTGATGTAGTGAAAGTTAGTTCAGCAAAATTTGGACAAATTGGTGATAACATGCTAAGGAAGTTGTCACTTGCTGACAGAAACCATGGGCGCTCTGTTCCTGACCTGAGCAAGCATTTTGTTAGCCCAACTCAGAATGGAGACTTTTTTGAGGAGCACAACTTCCTGGACGTTCCAGAGAATGAACCTCTACATGAGAGAGCTGCTAGGATTCTTGGAATTGAAGTAGCAGAGGATTCCTTAGTGTCAACCGGCAGCTCTGAAGCCCAAAGTCCAGAGAATGTTCTGTGTTTTAGTGGAGggcaaccagaaaaaaatgtgAGCCGTAAAGTAGCGGAAATTTCATTTTCTACAAATGAAACGCCAAGGGTTTTCAAGAGTGTCCTTCATTTGCCTGTAGACAATGAGCGAAgtgttgaaaaattaaaaaacctGGATCAATGCCAAGAGCCATCTTTTGTGTGCCAATCAGTGTCGGAACTGAATGAAACTAACATTACCCGTAGTGCGGAGAAGAGGTTAAGAAACACATCAAAAATGATTGAAACATTACAGGGGAAACTGGCATCCACACCAGTTCGCACTGCTATAGACCGCCTCGCTCGCATGAAAGAAGTTGATTCTGTTTCCCGAATGAGGCGGTTAAGCATTAAAAGCACAGACTCGGGCGATGAGTTAGATGAAGAAAAACACATGCATGTAATGCATGATGGAAGGACCAGAAAGTTCTCCATGGGTTCGATTTATAAACGAGTGATCTCCCTGGATGAAAGTATTCTCATAACACCAAAAGGCAAAGATAAGTTAGAATTATCTAGTGCAG